GCCCGGTTCCTGGCCGGCCGAGCAGGTGGTGTGCATCGCCCGGCGGACCCGGATCCCGGCCGACCGGATCCCGACCGAACGGGCCCGCAAGCGCCGCACCATCCCCAAAGAGCAGCTCGCGTTGGCGCTCGAGGGCCGGCTCGACCATGTCTTCGGCTACAGCTTCATCCTGACCAACCTCGACGTCAGCAGCCACGAGAAGCTCGCCGACGTCGAGCACTGGTACCGGCACCGCACCGACATCGAAGCGCTGAACAAGGACGGCAAGCACGGCGCCGCGCTGCGGCACCTACCCTCGAGCTCTCACGCGGTGAACAGCCTCTGGATGTGGGCCGCGCTGCTGGCCTGCGCCCTGTCAACCTGGCTACAAGAACTGTCCGGCATCGACCGCGGCAACGGCCGCGGCCGGCGCACCATCAGCCGGCTACGCCGCGAGCTCATCAACATCCCAGCCCGACTCAGTCGCCGGGCCGGCACCACCTGGCTGCACCTACCACCCGGCCAGCAGCTACTGGCGACCGTGCTGCCGCGGCTGCAGCAACTGCCCCGCCCCGGCTGACTCCGGCCTCGCCGTCCCTACTACCTGAAACCACCCGGGG
The Mycobacteriales bacterium genome window above contains:
- a CDS encoding transposase, with product MSEQQLRGIETAIGQINTTMAGLVGPVRRSALLKVATIDGDTTDVEVYGRHKEQVEYNHTGQRNLRPHIGFWAEAGVPVAAELMAGAADPRSNCIELLDRSITALPDGVQTIRARWDAGYFAGALAHACVQRGVQFAIGAKRTAPVIAAAALPPDWQWIPAIGMDDTELAVIDYLPGSWPAEQVVCIARRTRIPADRIPTERARKRRTIPKEQLALALEGRLDHVFGYSFILTNLDVSSHEKLADVEHWYRHRTDIEALNKDGKHGAALRHLPSSSHAVNSLWMWAALLACALSTWLQELSGIDRGNGRGRRTISRLRRELINIPARLSRRAGTTWLHLPPGQQLLATVLPRLQQLPRPG